From the Pseudomonas sp. SORT22 genome, one window contains:
- the exaA gene encoding quinoprotein ethanol dehydrogenase, translating into MTIRSLPAALSPLTAAVHTVLLLGSLALAPHALAKPVSWEDIADDHKSTGNVLQYGMGTNAQRWSPLAQVNDHNVFKLTPAWSYSFGDEKQRGQESQAIVNDGVIYVTGSYSRVFALDAKTGKRLWTYNHRLPDNIRPCCDVVNRGAAIYGDKIYFGTLDAQVIALNKDTGKVVWKKKFGDHSAGYTMTGAPTLIKDQKSGKVLLIHGSSGDEFGVVGQLYARDPETGDEVWMRPFVEGHMGRLNGKDSTPTGDVKAPSWPDDPNTETGKVEAWSHGGGAPWQSASFDAQTNTIIVGAGNPGPWNTWARTSKDGNPHDFDSLYTSGQVGVDPSTGEVKWFYQHTPNDAWDFSGNNELVLFDYKDKDGKQYKATAHADRNGFFYVVDRTNGKLKNAFPFADNITWASHIDLKTGRPVENPGQRPAKPEPGQTKGKPVEVSPPFLGGKNWNPMAYSQDTGLFYVPSNQWKEEYWTEEVNYKKGSAYLGMGFRIKRMYEDHVGSLRAMDPTTGKMVWEHKERLPLWAGVLATKGNLVFTGTGDGYFKAFNAKTGEELWKFQTGSGIVSPPITWEQDGEQYIGVTVGYGGAVPLWGGDMAELTKPVAQGGSFWVFKIPAWDTKTAQR; encoded by the coding sequence ATGACAATAAGATCGTTACCCGCCGCACTTTCCCCGCTGACTGCTGCCGTGCATACCGTCCTCCTGCTGGGCAGCCTGGCCCTGGCCCCGCATGCCCTGGCGAAACCTGTGAGCTGGGAAGACATCGCCGACGACCACAAGAGCACCGGCAACGTGCTGCAGTACGGCATGGGCACCAATGCCCAGCGCTGGAGCCCGCTGGCCCAGGTCAACGACCACAACGTGTTCAAGCTGACCCCGGCCTGGTCGTACTCTTTTGGTGACGAGAAGCAGCGCGGCCAGGAGTCCCAGGCCATCGTCAACGACGGCGTGATCTACGTCACCGGCTCGTACTCGCGGGTGTTTGCCCTCGATGCCAAGACCGGCAAACGCCTGTGGACCTACAACCATCGCCTGCCCGACAACATTCGCCCGTGCTGCGACGTGGTAAACCGCGGCGCCGCCATCTATGGCGACAAGATCTACTTCGGCACCCTCGACGCCCAGGTCATCGCCCTGAACAAGGACACCGGCAAGGTGGTGTGGAAGAAAAAGTTCGGCGACCACAGCGCCGGCTACACCATGACCGGCGCCCCGACCCTGATCAAGGACCAGAAGAGCGGCAAGGTGTTGCTGATTCACGGCAGCTCCGGCGATGAATTCGGCGTGGTCGGCCAGCTGTATGCCCGCGACCCGGAAACCGGCGACGAGGTGTGGATGCGGCCCTTCGTCGAGGGCCACATGGGCCGCCTGAACGGCAAGGACAGCACCCCCACCGGTGACGTCAAGGCGCCGTCCTGGCCGGATGATCCGAACACCGAGACCGGCAAGGTCGAGGCCTGGAGCCATGGCGGCGGCGCGCCGTGGCAGAGCGCAAGCTTCGATGCCCAGACCAATACCATCATCGTCGGCGCCGGCAACCCGGGGCCGTGGAACACCTGGGCGCGTACCTCCAAGGATGGCAACCCGCACGACTTCGACAGCCTCTACACCTCGGGCCAGGTCGGTGTCGACCCCTCGACCGGCGAAGTGAAGTGGTTCTACCAGCACACGCCTAACGACGCCTGGGACTTTTCCGGCAACAACGAACTGGTGCTGTTCGACTACAAGGACAAGGACGGCAAGCAGTACAAGGCCACCGCCCATGCCGACCGTAACGGCTTCTTCTACGTGGTCGACCGCACCAACGGCAAACTCAAGAACGCCTTCCCGTTCGCCGACAACATCACCTGGGCCAGCCACATCGACCTCAAGACCGGCCGCCCGGTGGAAAACCCCGGCCAGCGTCCGGCCAAGCCCGAACCTGGGCAAACCAAGGGCAAGCCGGTAGAAGTCTCGCCACCGTTTTTGGGCGGCAAGAACTGGAACCCGATGGCCTACAGCCAGGACACCGGCCTGTTCTATGTGCCGTCGAACCAGTGGAAAGAGGAGTACTGGACCGAGGAAGTCAACTACAAGAAAGGCTCGGCCTACCTGGGCATGGGTTTCAGGATCAAGCGCATGTACGAGGACCACGTCGGCTCGCTGCGGGCCATGGACCCGACCACCGGCAAGATGGTCTGGGAGCACAAGGAGCGCCTGCCGCTGTGGGCCGGGGTGCTGGCGACCAAGGGCAACCTGGTGTTCACCGGTACCGGTGATGGCTACTTCAAGGCCTTCAACGCCAAGACCGGCGAGGAACTGTGGAAATTCCAGACTGGCAGCGGCATCGTCTCGCCGCCGATCACCTGGGAACAGGACGGTGAGCAGTACATCGGCGTGACCGTCGGCTACGGCGGCGCGGTGCCGCTGTGGGGTGGCGACATGGCCGAGCTGACCAAGCCGGTGGCCCAGGGTGGCTCGTTCTGGGTGTTCAAGATCCCGGCCTGGGATACCAAGACGGCCCAGCGCTAA
- a CDS encoding porin — MHNNNNANRRFLPLLTSLAALGLSPLAGAEIMLYDKEQTTFSTDGYINAFYVNSDVDRAGEQYDRRQSRVKMGFLPNYLGFNMTRQVDDLKLGGRASFWVTINDSETNGTDTAIDVRQFYGTVANPEWGEVLIGKDFGLFARSNILLDELLAGYGQVSDTLGLVDGGGVSFGNIGSGYPYPFPTSQITYRTPVLDGLRIAVGILDPVDTNDDSAVGKAYQENPRTESEITYQADLGGAQIYSWLNGTYQTSDNTDSSVNSVTSKGLGYGVQAKIGGLSLTGSGFTAKGINPFFTNNAGEATLREVDSKGYLLQGSYKLGKNRLALSYGKTRDDGNGAVNTGADYETRGIALFHDINDNLKLVAEYNQFEIDGHEGDAQNEDTDTFAVGAVLTW; from the coding sequence ATGCACAACAATAACAATGCCAATCGCCGTTTCCTGCCGTTGCTGACCAGCCTTGCCGCCCTGGGCCTGAGCCCGCTGGCCGGCGCCGAGATCATGCTCTACGACAAGGAGCAGACGACCTTTTCCACCGACGGCTACATCAACGCCTTCTACGTCAACAGCGACGTCGACCGCGCCGGGGAGCAATACGACCGTCGCCAGTCGCGGGTGAAGATGGGCTTTCTGCCCAATTACCTGGGCTTCAACATGACCCGCCAGGTCGATGACCTCAAGCTCGGCGGCCGGGCCTCGTTCTGGGTGACCATCAACGACAGCGAAACCAACGGCACCGACACCGCCATCGACGTGCGCCAGTTCTACGGCACCGTGGCCAACCCCGAATGGGGCGAGGTGTTGATCGGCAAGGACTTCGGCCTGTTCGCCCGCTCCAACATCCTCCTCGACGAGTTGCTCGCCGGCTACGGCCAGGTCAGCGACACCTTGGGCCTGGTCGATGGCGGCGGGGTGTCGTTCGGCAACATCGGCAGCGGCTACCCGTACCCGTTCCCGACCTCGCAGATCACCTACCGCACGCCGGTGTTAGACGGCTTGCGCATTGCCGTGGGGATCCTCGACCCGGTGGACACCAACGACGACAGCGCGGTGGGCAAGGCCTACCAGGAAAATCCGCGCACCGAGAGCGAGATCACCTACCAGGCCGACCTCGGCGGCGCGCAGATTTATAGCTGGCTCAACGGCACCTACCAGACCTCGGACAACACCGACAGCAGCGTCAATTCGGTGACTTCCAAGGGCCTCGGCTATGGCGTGCAGGCGAAGATCGGCGGGTTGTCGCTGACCGGCTCAGGTTTTACCGCCAAGGGCATCAACCCGTTCTTCACCAATAACGCCGGCGAGGCGACCTTGCGTGAGGTCGACAGCAAGGGTTATCTGCTTCAGGGCTCGTACAAGCTCGGCAAGAACCGTCTGGCGCTGTCGTATGGCAAGACCAGGGATGACGGCAATGGCGCAGTGAACACCGGCGCCGACTATGAAACCCGTGGCATAGCGCTGTTTCATGACATCAACGACAACCTCAAGCTGGTCGCCGAGTACAACCAGTTCGAGATCGACGGCCATGAAGGCGATGCGCAGAATGAAGACACCGATACCTTCGCCGTGGGCGCGGTGCTGACCTGGTAA
- a CDS encoding 3-deoxy-7-phosphoheptulonate synthase: protein MQSSNLALPLSEPSAANSAVSQRLPSPMLLKQQMPLSPALAAQVEAHRQAVRAILDGHDQRLLLIVGPCSLHDPRSAREYAQRLARLASEVSDKMLLVMRAYVEKPRTTVGWKGLAYDPHLDGSDDMHGGIALSRGLMLAMLECGLPVATELLQPMAAGYFDDLLSWAAIGARTTESQIHREMVSGLGLPVGFKNGTDGGVGIACDAIRSAAHGHRHFGMDVQGYPAIVETLGNADTHLVLRGGSKGPNYDRQSIALARQGLAKAGVAARIMVDCSHANSAKDPLRQPAVFNEVLEQRLQGDTSLIGMMIEGHLFDGCQTLGAQPLKYGVSITDGCLGWDSTERLLREAAGRL from the coding sequence ATGCAATCGTCCAACCTCGCTCTGCCACTGTCCGAACCCAGCGCTGCCAACAGCGCCGTCAGCCAACGCCTGCCGAGCCCGATGTTGCTCAAGCAGCAAATGCCGCTTTCCCCCGCCCTCGCCGCCCAGGTCGAAGCCCATCGCCAGGCCGTGCGCGCCATCCTCGATGGCCACGACCAGCGCCTGCTGCTGATCGTCGGCCCGTGCTCGCTGCACGACCCGCGCTCGGCCCGCGAATACGCCCAACGCCTGGCCCGCCTGGCCTCGGAGGTCAGCGACAAGATGCTCCTGGTGATGCGCGCCTACGTCGAAAAGCCGCGCACCACCGTCGGCTGGAAAGGCCTGGCCTACGATCCGCACCTGGATGGCAGCGACGACATGCACGGCGGCATCGCGCTGTCGCGCGGGCTGATGCTGGCCATGCTCGAATGCGGCCTGCCGGTGGCCACCGAGCTGCTGCAACCGATGGCGGCCGGCTACTTCGATGACCTGCTGAGCTGGGCGGCGATTGGCGCGCGCACCACCGAGTCGCAGATTCACCGCGAAATGGTCAGCGGCCTGGGTTTGCCGGTAGGCTTCAAGAACGGCACCGACGGCGGTGTTGGCATTGCCTGCGACGCGATCCGCAGCGCCGCCCACGGCCACCGGCACTTCGGCATGGACGTGCAAGGCTACCCGGCGATTGTCGAGACCCTGGGCAACGCCGATACCCACCTGGTGCTGCGCGGCGGCAGCAAGGGCCCGAACTACGACCGCCAGAGCATCGCCCTGGCCCGCCAGGGCCTGGCCAAAGCCGGCGTCGCGGCACGGATCATGGTCGATTGCAGCCACGCCAACAGCGCCAAGGACCCGCTGCGCCAGCCGGCGGTGTTCAACGAGGTGCTCGAACAGCGCCTGCAGGGCGATACGTCGCTAATCGGCATGATGATCGAGGGCCACCTGTTCGATGGCTGCCAGACGCTGGGCGCGCAGCCGCTCAAATACGGCGTGTCGATCACCGACGGTTGCCTGGGCTGGGATTCGACCGAGCGCTTGCTGCGTGAGGCGGCTGGACGGTTGTGA
- a CDS encoding acyl-CoA dehydrogenase family protein yields MQDLELTEEQIMIRDMARDFARGEIAPHAQAWEKAGWIDDGVVQKMGELGLLGMVVPEQWGGSYTDYVAYALAVEEIAAGDGATGALMSIHNSVGCGPLLAYGSAEQQQTWLERLASGQVIGCFCLTEPQAGSEAHNLRTRAELKGDHWVINGAKQFVSNARRAGLAIVFAVTDPELGKKGISAFLVPTDNEGFVVDRSEHKMGIRASDTCAVTLNNCRIPAANMLGERGKGLAIALSNLEGGRIGIAAQALGIARAAFEAALVYSRDRIQFGKPINEHQSIANLLADMQVQINAARLLILHAARLRSAGKPCLSEASQAKLFASEMAERVCSKAIQVHGGYGYLEDYPVERYYRDARITQIYEGSSEIQRMLIARELKHYTL; encoded by the coding sequence ATGCAAGACCTGGAACTGACTGAAGAACAGATCATGATCCGCGACATGGCCCGGGACTTCGCCCGTGGCGAGATCGCCCCCCATGCCCAGGCCTGGGAAAAGGCCGGCTGGATCGACGATGGCGTGGTGCAGAAGATGGGCGAGCTGGGCCTGCTGGGCATGGTCGTGCCCGAGCAATGGGGCGGCAGTTACACCGACTATGTCGCCTACGCCCTGGCGGTCGAAGAGATCGCCGCCGGCGATGGTGCCACCGGTGCGCTGATGAGCATTCACAATTCGGTGGGCTGCGGCCCGCTGCTCGCCTACGGCAGCGCCGAACAGCAACAGACCTGGCTTGAGCGCCTGGCCAGCGGCCAGGTGATCGGCTGCTTCTGCCTGACCGAGCCGCAAGCGGGCTCCGAGGCCCACAACCTGCGCACCCGCGCCGAGCTTAAGGGCGATCACTGGGTGATCAATGGCGCCAAGCAGTTCGTCAGCAATGCCCGCCGTGCAGGGCTGGCGATCGTCTTCGCGGTCACTGACCCGGAGCTGGGCAAAAAAGGTATTTCGGCGTTCCTGGTGCCCACCGACAACGAAGGCTTCGTGGTCGATCGCAGCGAGCACAAGATGGGCATCCGCGCCTCCGACACCTGCGCGGTAACCCTCAACAACTGCCGTATCCCGGCAGCCAACATGCTCGGCGAGCGCGGCAAGGGCCTGGCCATTGCCCTGTCCAACCTCGAAGGCGGGCGTATCGGCATCGCCGCCCAGGCCCTGGGCATTGCCCGCGCGGCATTCGAGGCGGCGCTGGTGTATTCGCGTGACCGTATTCAGTTCGGCAAGCCGATCAACGAGCACCAGAGCATCGCCAACCTGCTGGCCGACATGCAGGTGCAGATCAACGCCGCACGGCTGTTGATTCTCCACGCCGCACGCCTGCGCAGCGCCGGCAAGCCATGCCTGAGCGAAGCCTCACAGGCCAAGCTGTTCGCCTCGGAAATGGCCGAGCGGGTGTGCTCCAAGGCGATCCAGGTGCATGGCGGGTATGGCTATCTGGAAGATTACCCGGTCGAGCGTTACTACCGCGATGCGCGCATTACCCAGATCTACGAAGGCTCCAGCGAAATCCAGCGCATGCTGATTGCCCGGGAGTTGAAGCACTACACCTTGTAA
- a CDS encoding pentapeptide repeat-containing protein — MKYLPLLLTLACTAALADDDAPLTINGCTIAQESQCPNANLRNADLSNQDLRKMNLAGADLRGANLRHARLDLANLEKARLQGANLTRASLQQSNLRLADLRDARLIAVQAWGMFAQGANFENADLSAAYLEFARLSGAKLHNSKLQAADLEMTWLSKADLKGANLADANLQEAKFGESNLEQADLRGSRQHYANFQDSNMQGCQGCPTTWD, encoded by the coding sequence ATGAAATACCTCCCGCTCTTGCTCACCCTCGCCTGCACCGCCGCCCTCGCCGACGACGACGCGCCATTGACCATCAACGGCTGCACCATCGCCCAGGAGAGCCAGTGCCCCAACGCCAACCTGCGCAACGCCGACCTCAGCAACCAGGACCTGCGCAAAATGAACCTGGCCGGTGCCGACCTGCGCGGGGCGAATTTGCGCCACGCGCGCCTGGACCTGGCCAACCTGGAAAAAGCCCGACTGCAAGGCGCCAACCTCACCCGCGCCAGCCTGCAGCAAAGCAACCTGCGCCTGGCCGACCTGCGCGATGCCAGGCTGATTGCGGTACAGGCCTGGGGCATGTTCGCCCAGGGCGCCAACTTCGAAAACGCCGACTTGAGCGCCGCCTACCTGGAGTTCGCCCGCCTGTCCGGGGCCAAACTGCACAATAGCAAACTGCAGGCCGCCGACCTGGAAATGACCTGGTTGAGCAAGGCCGACCTCAAGGGCGCCAACCTTGCCGATGCCAATCTGCAAGAAGCCAAGTTCGGCGAAAGCAACCTGGAGCAGGCCGACCTGCGCGGCAGCCGCCAGCATTACGCCAACTTCCAGGACAGCAACATGCAAGGCTGCCAGGGCTGCCCGACCACCTGGGACTAG
- a CDS encoding response regulator transcription factor: MAILLVDDHPMLRLGLVAALQQGLEGMTVIEAASGEEALAKVGEQLPGLVIMDVDLPGISGVETTRRLRQRLPQLRVLFFSEHTDLGLVRQAMAAGACGYLSKAAEPAVLLEAVRRVLCGHAYIEQALATELVCQPGDTGIHGLTQRETEIFLMLAKGTPTRLIAEQLCISSKTVSNYLTLLKSKLQVASQAQMVRLAIEAGLLRVVA, from the coding sequence ATGGCGATATTGCTGGTGGATGATCACCCGATGCTGCGCCTGGGCCTGGTCGCGGCGCTGCAACAGGGCCTGGAGGGCATGACGGTGATCGAGGCGGCCAGTGGCGAAGAGGCGCTGGCCAAGGTCGGCGAGCAGTTGCCGGGGCTGGTGATCATGGACGTTGACTTGCCGGGTATCAGCGGCGTGGAAACCACCCGACGCCTGCGCCAGCGCCTGCCGCAACTGCGCGTGCTGTTTTTCAGCGAGCACACCGACCTTGGCCTGGTGCGCCAGGCCATGGCGGCCGGCGCCTGTGGTTACCTGTCCAAGGCGGCGGAGCCTGCCGTGCTGCTTGAAGCGGTGCGCCGGGTGCTTTGCGGGCATGCCTACATCGAACAGGCACTGGCCACCGAGCTTGTCTGTCAGCCAGGCGATACTGGCATTCACGGCCTGACCCAACGTGAAACGGAAATCTTTCTGATGCTGGCCAAGGGCACGCCGACCCGACTGATCGCCGAGCAGTTGTGCATCAGCAGCAAGACCGTGAGCAACTACCTGACCCTGCTCAAAAGCAAATTGCAGGTGGCCTCCCAGGCGCAGATGGTGCGCCTGGCGATCGAGGCCGGCTTGCTGCGGGTGGTTGCCTAG
- a CDS encoding response regulator transcription factor: protein MYKILIADDHPLFREAIHNVISDGFPGSEVMETADLDSALAITGDHDDLDLILLDLNMPGMHGLGGLINLRNEAPTIPVVIVSAEQDKQVVLQAITYGAVGFITKSSPRSQMTEAIEQILNGNVYLPPDIIRTQKSSSRRNQGDHQGFAPELLQALTRKQLLVLERMTKGESNKQIAYNLDIAETTVKAHVSAILRKLNVHNRVQAILSAGDIDFTAYLRR from the coding sequence ATGTACAAGATTCTGATCGCCGACGACCATCCGTTGTTTCGCGAGGCCATCCACAATGTCATCAGCGACGGCTTTCCCGGCAGCGAGGTGATGGAAACCGCCGACCTCGACAGCGCCCTGGCGATCACTGGCGATCATGACGACCTCGACCTGATCCTGCTCGACCTGAACATGCCCGGTATGCACGGCCTGGGCGGTTTGATCAACCTGCGCAACGAGGCGCCGACCATCCCGGTGGTGATCGTCTCGGCCGAACAGGACAAGCAAGTCGTGCTGCAGGCCATTACCTACGGCGCCGTCGGCTTTATCACCAAATCCTCGCCACGCTCGCAGATGACCGAGGCCATCGAGCAGATTCTCAACGGCAATGTCTACTTGCCGCCGGACATCATCCGCACGCAAAAGAGCAGCAGCCGGCGCAACCAGGGTGACCATCAGGGCTTTGCCCCCGAGCTGCTGCAAGCCCTGACCCGCAAGCAGTTGCTGGTGCTCGAACGCATGACCAAGGGCGAATCGAACAAGCAGATCGCCTACAACCTCGACATCGCCGAAACCACGGTCAAGGCTCACGTCTCGGCGATTTTGCGCAAGCTCAACGTGCACAACCGCGTGCAGGCGATCCTCAGTGCCGGCGACATCGACTTCACCGCTTACCTGCGGCGATAG
- the nosP gene encoding nitric oxide-sensing protein NosP: MQQFPAEGVISAVSRASAAELAAQELASQLLHPHLGFVLFFCSAEYDLPALAQALQQSFGGIRLAGCTSAGELTPDGYGRGCITALGFDHRQFSIAAELIDAMPAFSLIQAQATVERLVGECRSNTLAPIKGHSFALTLLDGLSSREETVLAALSAALGDIPHFGGSAGDDNHLHHTHVYFDGAFRSGAAVVLLVNTGLEFEVFTTHHIEPRSEKLVITRADRQLRRVYELNAEPAALEYAQLIGVPVSQINHRTFAAHPLAVRINERYYVRAIQQVHEDLSLSFYCAVENGIVLTAMRPGPLLPNLQHLFSGLQQRLGPLLLTIGCDCFLRRLELEGSDSLAEVGRFLRSQRVLGFNSYGEQFNGMHINQTFTGVAIGRPRGQCEQ; this comes from the coding sequence ATGCAGCAGTTCCCGGCCGAGGGCGTGATCAGTGCCGTGTCGCGGGCCAGCGCCGCCGAGCTTGCCGCCCAGGAACTGGCCAGCCAGCTGCTGCACCCGCACCTGGGTTTCGTGTTGTTCTTCTGCTCCGCCGAGTACGACCTGCCGGCCCTGGCCCAGGCCCTGCAACAGAGTTTCGGCGGCATTCGCCTGGCCGGTTGCACCAGTGCCGGCGAACTTACCCCCGACGGTTACGGCCGTGGCTGCATCACCGCCCTGGGTTTTGATCACCGGCAGTTTTCCATCGCCGCCGAACTGATCGACGCCATGCCGGCGTTCAGCCTGATCCAGGCCCAGGCCACGGTCGAGCGCCTGGTGGGCGAGTGTCGTAGCAATACCCTGGCGCCGATCAAGGGCCACAGCTTTGCCCTGACCCTGCTCGACGGCCTGTCCAGCCGTGAAGAAACCGTGCTGGCGGCACTCAGTGCGGCGTTGGGCGATATCCCGCATTTCGGTGGCTCGGCCGGTGACGACAATCATCTGCACCACACCCATGTGTACTTCGACGGCGCCTTTCGCAGTGGCGCTGCGGTGGTGCTGCTGGTCAACACCGGGCTTGAGTTCGAGGTGTTCACCACCCATCACATCGAGCCGCGCAGTGAAAAACTGGTAATCACCCGCGCCGATCGCCAGTTGCGCCGGGTCTACGAGCTCAACGCCGAACCGGCAGCGCTTGAATACGCGCAGTTGATCGGCGTGCCGGTCAGCCAGATCAATCACCGCACCTTCGCCGCCCACCCGCTGGCGGTGCGCATCAACGAGCGTTATTACGTGCGCGCCATCCAGCAGGTGCACGAGGACCTGAGCCTGAGTTTCTATTGCGCGGTGGAGAACGGCATCGTCCTCACCGCCATGCGTCCGGGGCCGCTGTTGCCGAATCTGCAGCACCTGTTTAGCGGCCTGCAACAACGCCTCGGGCCCTTGCTGCTGACCATCGGCTGCGATTGCTTCCTGCGCCGCCTGGAGCTCGAAGGCAGCGACAGCCTGGCCGAGGTCGGCCGTTTTCTGCGCAGTCAGCGGGTGCTGGGTTTCAACTCCTACGGGGAACAGTTCAATGGCATGCACATCAACCAGACCTTCACCGGCGTTGCCATCGGCCGGCCCCGAGGCCAGTGTGAACAGTGA
- a CDS encoding enoyl-CoA hydratase/isomerase family protein has protein sequence MTAHAQAPTDVHVLAEVRNHIGHLTLNRPTGLNALTLDMVRRLQRQLDAWATDSQVHAVTLRGEGPKGFCAGGDIRSLYDSYKAGDSLHRDFFVEEYALDLCIHHYPKPVLALMDGFTLGGGMGLAQGADLRVVTERSRLAMPETAIGYFPDVGGSYFLSRIPGELGIYLGVSGVQVQAADALYCGLADWYLDSSKLASLDERLDTLSFGEHPLKDLQGVLAKLGTQVLEDAPLARLRPAIDHFFALPDVASIVEQLRAVTVADSHEWALKTADLLDSRSPLAMAVTLEMLRRGRHLSLEDCFKMELHLDRQWFEHGDLIEGVRALIIDKDKQPRWNPATLAGLDRQRVDQFFEGL, from the coding sequence ATGACCGCGCACGCTCAAGCGCCAACCGACGTCCATGTACTGGCCGAGGTTCGCAACCATATCGGTCACTTGACCCTCAACCGCCCCACCGGCCTCAACGCCCTGACCCTGGACATGGTCCGCCGCCTGCAGCGCCAACTTGACGCCTGGGCCACGGACTCACAGGTGCATGCCGTGACCCTGCGCGGCGAAGGCCCGAAAGGTTTCTGCGCCGGCGGCGACATCCGTTCGCTGTACGACAGCTACAAGGCCGGTGACAGCCTGCACCGGGATTTTTTCGTCGAGGAATACGCCCTCGACCTGTGCATCCACCATTACCCCAAGCCGGTGCTGGCACTGATGGACGGCTTCACCCTCGGCGGCGGCATGGGCCTGGCCCAGGGCGCCGACCTGCGGGTGGTCACCGAGCGCAGCCGCCTGGCCATGCCGGAAACCGCCATCGGTTATTTCCCGGATGTTGGCGGCAGCTACTTCCTCTCGCGCATTCCCGGCGAGCTGGGCATCTACCTGGGGGTCAGCGGCGTCCAGGTGCAGGCGGCCGATGCGCTGTACTGTGGCCTGGCCGACTGGTACCTGGACAGCAGCAAACTGGCCAGCCTCGATGAGCGCCTCGACACCCTGAGCTTTGGCGAACACCCGCTCAAGGACCTGCAAGGGGTGCTGGCCAAACTCGGCACCCAGGTGCTTGAAGACGCACCGCTGGCCAGGTTGCGCCCGGCCATCGATCACTTCTTCGCCCTGCCCGACGTTGCCAGTATCGTCGAGCAACTGCGCGCCGTGACCGTGGCCGACAGCCATGAATGGGCACTGAAAACCGCCGATCTGCTCGACAGCCGCTCGCCGCTGGCCATGGCCGTGACCCTGGAGATGCTTCGTCGCGGCCGTCACCTGAGTCTTGAAGACTGCTTCAAGATGGAGCTGCACCTGGACCGCCAGTGGTTCGAGCATGGCGACCTGATCGAAGGCGTACGCGCACTGATCATCGACAAGGACAAGCAGCCACGCTGGAACCCCGCCACCCTCGCCGGCCTCGACCGCCAGCGCGTGGATCAATTCTTCGAAGGTCTCTGA
- the pedF gene encoding cytochrome c-550 PedF yields the protein MKTAKNAWLSLIVSASLMSSAGAFAHGNVTPTAVNTGNLEKLGEQWRAENPYRNSKDHDEAVSIGASAYNQNCAACHGLEAKSGGIAPDLRLLDEGAAGDEWFVERVRNGAVRDGRVYMPKMADYLSQEALWAVRSYLDSVHVEE from the coding sequence ATGAAAACAGCAAAAAACGCCTGGTTGAGCCTGATCGTCAGCGCCAGCCTGATGAGCAGCGCCGGGGCTTTTGCCCATGGCAACGTGACGCCGACCGCGGTCAACACCGGCAACCTGGAAAAGCTCGGTGAGCAGTGGCGCGCAGAAAACCCCTACCGCAACAGCAAGGACCACGACGAGGCGGTGTCCATCGGTGCTTCGGCCTACAACCAGAACTGCGCCGCCTGCCACGGCCTTGAAGCCAAGTCCGGCGGCATCGCCCCGGACCTGCGCTTGCTCGACGAAGGCGCTGCCGGTGATGAATGGTTTGTCGAGCGGGTGCGCAATGGCGCAGTACGCGATGGCCGGGTGTACATGCCGAAGATGGCTGACTACCTCAGCCAGGAAGCCTTATGGGCGGTGCGCAGTTACCTCGACAGCGTGCATGTCGAGGAGTGA